One region of Astyanax mexicanus isolate ESR-SI-001 chromosome 15, AstMex3_surface, whole genome shotgun sequence genomic DNA includes:
- the LOC125781262 gene encoding BCL-6 corepressor-like protein 1 — MFGPKPRYSRPAPRPPVFAPRTVPRLAPWTSLQTFASPGHPPMFVPMSLPVLVPVSVFVPIPVPGGVSVPVPVTVFVSVPVSVMVPVPLSSFSQPPVQSQPPVQSQPCVLFPVQSQSPVQSFVQSEPPVQSQSQFPARSTSPVQFPFPVQSPIPSPFQVLSPFRVQSHVQSQPLFGR; from the exons ATGTTTGGTCCCAAGCCCCGTTATTCCCGGCCTGCTCCGAGGCCtcctgtctttgcccccagaactgtgcccaggctggctccttggacttccctacagacttttgccagtcctgggcacccaccaatgtttgttcccatgtctctccctgtcctggtcccagtgtctgtgtttgttcccattcctgtccccggtggtgtttctgttcccgtcccagtcactgtatttgtttctgtccccgtCTCTGTCAtggttccagttcccctgtccagtttt tctcagccccctgtccagtctcagccccctgtccagtctcagccctgtgttctgttccctgtccagtctcagtccccagtccagtcgtttgttcagtctgaaccccctgtccagtcccagtctcagttccctgcccggtctacgtctcctgtccagtttccatttCCTGTCCAGTCCCCTATCCCGTCTCCGTTCCAGGTCCTGTCCCCGTTTCGTGtccagtctcatgtccagtctcagcccctgttcggtcgttag